A genome region from Nocardia sp. NBC_00565 includes the following:
- a CDS encoding DUF5994 family protein — MAPKKIRSPSARHSVPPEYTPRLRLKPKAERDGYIDGAWWPRSSELTAELPDLLAVLSVGLGPIWRVVYDPACWSRVPQQMTVDDHTVRLDPYRFERWNTMFVFGRDSGLIVLRVIPSATAEDIAHAALMATVKPEPATLAASGIETRS, encoded by the coding sequence ATGGCACCGAAAAAGATCCGCTCACCGTCCGCTCGACATAGCGTTCCACCGGAATACACACCTCGACTGAGATTGAAGCCGAAGGCCGAACGCGATGGATACATCGACGGCGCCTGGTGGCCCCGATCCAGCGAACTCACCGCCGAACTGCCAGATCTCCTGGCAGTCCTATCGGTAGGGCTCGGCCCGATCTGGCGCGTCGTCTACGACCCCGCGTGCTGGTCACGCGTACCCCAGCAAATGACCGTCGACGACCACACGGTCCGACTCGACCCCTACCGGTTCGAGCGGTGGAACACGATGTTCGTCTTCGGCCGCGACAGCGGCTTGATCGTGCTCCGCGTGATCCCATCGGCCACCGCCGAGGACATTGCCCATGCGGCCCTGATGGCCACCGTCAAACCTGAACCGGCGACCCTGGCCGCCAGCGGAATCGAGACCAGATCATGA
- a CDS encoding fatty acid desaturase family protein yields the protein MAITQVAVYAHLSAADIEALGDELDAIRRDIIDQRDARDAAYIRRTIAFQRTLDAGSRLMIGLSRHRTGWLLGTAGLAMAKSIENMEIGHNVCHGQWDWMNDPEIHSSTWEWDMAGLSSQWRYSHNYRHHVFTNVLGMDEDIGFGVIRVTRDDRWRPANLLQPLLNLLLAATFEWGIAMHGLDSEHLRALPPAQKAIQTKAFYAKIARQAGKDYLLFPAFSGRRWRRTLAADTSANVLRNLWAYLVIFCGHFPDGAEKFAPTVLEHETKPEWYLRQMLGTANFDAGPVLAFLSGNLCYQIEHHLFPDLPSNRYAEIAQRVRALCEKYDLPYTTGPLLHQYLLTLRTIHKLALPDSLLIATSDDAPETASERKFNGIDSSPAVDTDRRRGLRTALRRVANNRRIARG from the coding sequence ATGGCAATCACACAGGTCGCTGTCTACGCGCATCTGAGCGCCGCCGATATCGAAGCACTCGGCGATGAGCTCGACGCGATTCGCCGCGACATCATCGATCAGCGTGATGCGCGGGATGCGGCCTATATCCGCCGCACGATCGCCTTTCAGCGGACACTCGACGCCGGATCGCGGCTGATGATCGGCCTCAGTCGTCACCGAACCGGTTGGCTCCTCGGGACCGCCGGGTTGGCGATGGCGAAGAGCATCGAGAACATGGAGATCGGCCACAACGTCTGCCACGGCCAATGGGATTGGATGAACGACCCCGAAATCCATTCCAGCACTTGGGAATGGGATATGGCGGGTCTGTCGTCGCAGTGGCGTTATTCGCACAACTATCGCCATCACGTCTTCACGAATGTGCTCGGCATGGATGAGGACATCGGATTCGGCGTCATACGGGTGACCCGCGATGACCGTTGGCGCCCTGCGAATCTGCTGCAGCCGTTGCTGAACCTATTGCTGGCGGCCACCTTCGAGTGGGGCATCGCGATGCACGGCCTGGACTCCGAACACCTCCGCGCGCTGCCCCCGGCCCAGAAAGCGATCCAGACCAAGGCGTTCTATGCCAAGATCGCCCGGCAAGCCGGCAAGGACTATCTACTGTTCCCCGCGTTCAGCGGTCGGCGCTGGCGGCGCACCTTGGCCGCGGACACCAGCGCCAATGTTCTGCGCAACCTGTGGGCCTATCTGGTGATCTTCTGCGGACATTTCCCCGACGGCGCGGAGAAATTCGCGCCGACCGTCCTGGAACACGAGACCAAACCGGAGTGGTATCTGCGCCAGATGCTCGGCACCGCGAATTTCGACGCGGGCCCGGTGCTGGCCTTCCTCAGCGGCAACCTCTGCTACCAGATCGAACACCACCTGTTCCCCGACCTGCCGAGCAACCGCTATGCCGAGATCGCTCAGCGCGTGCGAGCACTCTGCGAAAAGTACGACCTGCCATACACCACCGGTCCACTACTGCACCAATATCTGCTGACGCTGCGCACCATCCACAAACTGGCGCTGCCCGACAGTCTGCTGATCGCCACCTCCGATGACGCACCCGAAACCGCATCCGAACGTAAGTTCAACGGCATCGACTCGTCGCCGGCCGTCGATACCGACCGCAGACGCGGGTTGCGCACGGCGTTGCGACGGGTAGCCAACAACCGTCGGATAGCCCGCGGCTGA
- a CDS encoding TetR/AcrR family transcriptional regulator C-terminal domain-containing protein, with protein sequence MNRIRAGPTGSPDSPAGRAHRTNARNTPLTRAAMLAAALEIIDRDSIDRLSMRRLGAALGRDPMVLYRLAANKAALLDGVAEIVLDQLTVDTTDHNWRNQLRSIARDFRRLAVDHPNVVPLLVTHPLATPLGLRPVGTLRPLEDILALLTRAEFSSTDALHIYRALFGFLYGHILNERQELVERPEETTDLLRLGLHRLPIGEFPLLRGLATDLAAYDGVAELEQGLDILLTGLAGTMTRPPRGRERSIDHDAPTDPNRLG encoded by the coding sequence ATGAACCGAATCAGGGCAGGACCCACTGGTTCTCCCGACAGTCCGGCAGGTCGCGCACACCGCACCAATGCCAGGAACACTCCATTGACCCGGGCCGCGATGCTGGCGGCCGCGCTCGAGATCATCGACCGCGACAGCATCGACCGGCTATCGATGCGACGCCTCGGCGCGGCCCTCGGCCGGGACCCTATGGTGCTCTACCGGCTTGCCGCAAATAAGGCGGCGCTCCTCGACGGTGTCGCCGAGATCGTGTTGGACCAGTTGACCGTCGACACCACCGACCACAATTGGCGCAACCAACTGCGCAGCATCGCGCGCGACTTCCGCCGTCTCGCGGTCGACCACCCGAATGTTGTTCCGCTGCTGGTCACCCACCCGCTGGCCACCCCGCTCGGGCTGCGACCGGTAGGCACGCTGCGTCCGCTGGAGGACATTCTCGCGCTGCTCACCCGCGCCGAATTCAGCAGCACCGATGCGCTGCACATCTACCGCGCGCTGTTCGGCTTCCTCTACGGCCACATCCTCAACGAGCGACAGGAACTCGTCGAACGCCCCGAAGAAACAACCGACCTGCTTCGCCTCGGCTTACATCGCCTGCCGATCGGCGAATTCCCGCTGCTGCGCGGCCTCGCCACCGACCTGGCCGCCTACGACGGCGTCGCCGAACTCGAACAGGGCCTGGACATCCTGCTCACCGGCCTCGCCGGCACCATGACCCGACCGCCACGCGGCCGAGAGAGGAGCATCGACCATGACGCACCAACTGACCCGAACCGACTCGGGTAA
- a CDS encoding uracil-DNA glycosylase, which translates to MPPVCETIAELDAAVADCFACPRLVAWRERAAREKRAAYRDETYWGRAVPGYGPDDARLLIVGLAPAAHGGNRTGRMFTGDRSGDFLYAAMYNVGLTNQPTAVHRDDGLRLIGARVTAPVHCAPPDNKPTPDERDRCRHWLETELGLLTPTLRAVVVLGAFGWQALLPVLASAGWVIPRPRPKFGHGAHVVVDPAADDREPLHLFGCYHVSQQNTFTGRLTPAMLEAVLADAATAAGLPVGGS; encoded by the coding sequence ATGCCACCCGTGTGCGAGACCATCGCCGAACTGGACGCCGCGGTCGCGGATTGCTTCGCCTGCCCGCGCCTGGTCGCCTGGCGGGAGCGGGCGGCGCGGGAGAAGCGCGCCGCCTATCGTGACGAGACCTATTGGGGCCGGGCGGTTCCGGGCTACGGTCCGGACGACGCAAGGCTGCTGATCGTCGGGTTGGCTCCCGCCGCGCACGGCGGCAATCGGACCGGTCGGATGTTCACCGGTGATCGCAGTGGCGATTTCCTCTACGCCGCGATGTACAACGTCGGGCTCACCAATCAACCGACGGCGGTGCACCGCGATGACGGGCTACGGCTGATCGGCGCGCGGGTCACCGCGCCGGTGCACTGCGCACCGCCGGACAACAAGCCGACACCCGATGAACGCGACCGCTGCCGTCACTGGCTGGAGACCGAATTGGGCCTGCTCACACCGACATTGCGGGCGGTCGTCGTACTCGGCGCGTTCGGTTGGCAGGCGCTGCTTCCGGTGCTCGCGTCGGCGGGCTGGGTCATTCCGCGCCCGCGCCCCAAATTCGGGCACGGTGCGCATGTGGTGGTGGATCCGGCTGCCGATGACCGCGAACCGCTGCACCTATTCGGCTGCTACCACGTCAGCCAGCAGAACACCTTCACCGGCCGACTCACTCCTGCGATGCTCGAGGCGGTCCTGGCCGACGCCGCGACCGCAGCGGGTCTGCCGGTCGGCGGGAGCTGA
- a CDS encoding DUF5994 family protein, with amino-acid sequence MTHQLTRTDSGKYGPTPRRPRLRLESSTDDTASVDGVWCPRGNDLVAELPDLLMAVATRLGPIHRVIYHLDEWATAPRKLASGGRLVRLDGYRHKPRHTLGVLGVSGAQLTVAVVTPADTETSAAQQRWDSEGGAGA; translated from the coding sequence ATGACGCACCAACTGACCCGAACCGACTCGGGTAAATACGGACCGACCCCCCGTCGGCCGCGACTGCGGCTCGAATCCTCAACGGACGACACCGCTTCGGTCGACGGAGTGTGGTGCCCGCGCGGCAATGACCTCGTGGCCGAACTTCCGGATCTGCTCATGGCAGTCGCGACTCGACTCGGCCCGATCCATCGAGTGATCTATCACCTCGACGAATGGGCCACAGCACCAAGGAAACTCGCCAGTGGCGGGCGACTGGTGCGGCTCGACGGCTACCGGCACAAGCCCCGGCACACGCTCGGCGTACTCGGGGTGAGCGGCGCTCAGCTCACGGTCGCGGTGGTCACCCCGGCTGACACCGAAACGAGTGCGGCACAGCAACGTTGGGACTCCGAAGGTGGGGCGGGGGCCTGA
- a CDS encoding alpha/beta fold hydrolase encodes MPDTGGTTISEPPTIPGVRRSFVTARGVRFHVTESGPVDGRPVVVLHGWPQHHYAYRDLLADPPEGLRIIAPDLPGYGWSGPAPHKWAKEDVASDVLALLDVLGLEKVLLVGHDWGGYVGYRMLLREPDRFDGYLVLNMAHPWVRPTTVLRQLWRFLAYQPLIATAGVPLQEHTRFLRWLIGSAITDRNAVGPDVVRIFADRFRDPVCARAATDTYRTFWLREIPDAARNPERRRATIPIRALFGVDDVAVHHSLAAADTARADDYTFEPVTGCGHFVADERPDLVRARLIELAADTK; translated from the coding sequence ATGCCTGATACCGGTGGTACCACTATCTCTGAGCCGCCCACCATCCCCGGCGTGCGCCGTTCGTTCGTGACCGCTCGCGGCGTCCGATTCCACGTCACCGAATCGGGACCGGTCGACGGTCGTCCGGTAGTGGTGCTGCACGGGTGGCCGCAGCACCACTACGCCTACCGCGACCTGCTCGCCGACCCGCCCGAGGGTCTCCGGATCATCGCGCCCGACCTACCCGGCTACGGCTGGTCGGGGCCGGCGCCCCACAAGTGGGCCAAGGAGGACGTCGCCTCCGATGTGCTCGCGCTACTCGATGTTCTGGGCCTGGAAAAGGTGCTGCTCGTCGGACACGACTGGGGCGGCTATGTCGGGTACCGCATGCTGCTGCGCGAACCCGACCGTTTCGACGGCTACCTGGTGCTGAACATGGCGCACCCCTGGGTCCGGCCAACGACGGTGCTGCGCCAACTCTGGCGCTTCCTCGCCTACCAGCCACTGATCGCCACCGCGGGTGTCCCGCTGCAAGAGCACACCCGGTTCCTCCGATGGCTGATCGGCAGCGCGATCACCGATCGCAACGCGGTCGGCCCCGACGTGGTGCGCATCTTCGCCGACCGCTTCCGCGACCCGGTCTGCGCCCGCGCGGCCACCGACACCTACCGCACCTTCTGGCTGCGCGAAATCCCCGATGCCGCACGCAATCCCGAACGCCGCCGCGCCACCATCCCGATCCGCGCGCTGTTCGGCGTCGACGATGTCGCCGTCCACCACTCCCTGGCCGCCGCCGACACCGCCCGCGCCGACGACTACACCTTCGAACCCGTCACGGGCTGTGGACATTTCGTCGCCGATGAACGCCCCGACCTCGTCCGCGCCCGCCTCATCGAGCTGGCGGCGGATACGAAATAG
- a CDS encoding glycosyltransferase family 4 protein — MRIGVIASVAHRSPPKNYGPWEQIASTLAEGFFARGHDVTLFATADSETSARLVSAVPSGYAETAGADAKVFEALHNSTAFARAGEFDILANHFDFMPLTYSRLVSTPMVTTIHGFSSPKIVPVYREFGDIAHYVAITDANRDPDLRYAATIHHGIDLAQFTFRPEHGEYLLFLGRIHPDKGTHLAIEVARQAGLPLIIAGVIQDEEYFRSAVEPHVTGTDVTYLGPVGPVERDALLGGARALLHLIGFAEPFGLSVVEAMATGTPVIATPLGSMPEILRHGRTGFLVADVAGAVAAVSKIGGLDRSACRDDVFERFTADRMIDAYLALFERIVRDSGRRAEPAQPVQQQAIGSPGLFSHAGL; from the coding sequence ATGAGAATCGGCGTTATCGCGTCGGTCGCCCACCGTTCACCTCCGAAAAACTATGGCCCATGGGAGCAAATCGCTTCGACGTTGGCCGAGGGGTTCTTCGCACGCGGGCACGATGTCACACTGTTCGCTACGGCGGATTCCGAGACCTCGGCGCGGCTGGTCTCCGCCGTACCGTCGGGGTATGCGGAGACCGCCGGTGCGGATGCGAAAGTATTTGAAGCACTGCATAATTCGACGGCGTTCGCGCGAGCCGGGGAATTCGACATACTCGCCAACCATTTCGACTTCATGCCGCTGACCTACAGCCGGCTGGTATCGACGCCGATGGTGACGACGATTCACGGCTTCTCCTCGCCGAAAATCGTTCCGGTTTATCGGGAGTTCGGTGATATCGCCCACTATGTGGCGATCACCGATGCCAATCGCGACCCGGATCTGCGCTATGCCGCGACGATTCATCACGGTATCGATCTCGCCCAGTTCACATTCCGGCCGGAGCACGGCGAATATCTGCTCTTCCTGGGCAGAATTCATCCGGACAAAGGGACGCACCTGGCGATCGAAGTGGCGCGCCAGGCCGGACTGCCATTGATCATCGCGGGTGTGATTCAAGACGAGGAATACTTCCGTTCGGCGGTCGAACCGCACGTCACCGGTACTGATGTGACCTATCTCGGTCCGGTCGGTCCGGTAGAGCGGGACGCGCTGCTCGGTGGCGCCCGCGCACTGCTGCATTTGATCGGTTTCGCCGAGCCCTTCGGTCTGTCGGTCGTCGAAGCCATGGCCACCGGGACACCGGTCATCGCAACACCATTGGGTTCGATGCCGGAGATCCTCCGCCACGGTCGCACCGGATTCCTCGTCGCCGATGTCGCGGGTGCGGTCGCGGCGGTATCGAAAATCGGGGGACTCGACCGTTCCGCATGCCGGGACGATGTCTTCGAACGTTTCACCGCTGACCGCATGATCGATGCCTATCTGGCGCTGTTCGAGCGGATCGTACGAGATTCCGGACGTCGCGCCGAACCGGCCCAGCCGGTTCAGCAACAGGCCATCGGCTCGCCCGGACTGTTCTCCCACGCTGGACTGTAA
- a CDS encoding KasA/KasB family beta-ketoacyl-ACP synthase, with product MRNLFAANGRFPNVVVTSLAASTSIAGDVDATWKGLLNGESGIDVLEDPFIEEYDLPVRIGGHLKVRPDTLLSRVECRRMAYVEQLAIVLSREVWRNAGSPEVDPERLGVAIGTGLGGADAITDANNKLKSGGYRKISPLAVQMIMPNGPSAVVGLELQAKAGVVTPVSACSSGSEAIVNAWRMIAMGDADMVVTGGVEGYIDVLPIAAFTMMRAMSTRNDDPKGASRPFDKDRDGFVFGEAGALMVIETEEHAKARGATIHARLLGAGITSDGYHLVAPAPDGDGAARAMTRAMQTAGLTPQDITHINAHATATPIGDTAEANAINKAVGNHASVYAPKSALGHSIGAVGALESILTVLSIRDGIVPPTLNLENQDPEIDLDVVHGEARHQEIEYAINNSFGFGGHNVALAFGRY from the coding sequence GTGCGCAACCTGTTTGCCGCCAACGGGCGATTCCCGAACGTTGTCGTGACGAGCCTCGCGGCATCCACTTCGATCGCGGGCGATGTCGACGCGACGTGGAAGGGACTCCTCAATGGCGAGAGCGGCATCGACGTTCTCGAGGATCCGTTCATCGAGGAGTACGACCTGCCGGTCCGCATCGGCGGTCACCTGAAGGTTCGGCCCGACACGCTGCTGTCCCGTGTCGAGTGCCGCCGGATGGCCTACGTGGAGCAGCTCGCGATCGTGCTCAGTCGCGAGGTGTGGCGCAACGCGGGCAGCCCGGAGGTCGACCCCGAACGACTCGGCGTGGCGATCGGTACCGGGCTGGGCGGCGCGGATGCGATCACCGACGCGAACAACAAGCTGAAAAGCGGTGGCTACCGTAAGATTTCACCACTGGCCGTGCAGATGATCATGCCGAATGGCCCGTCCGCTGTTGTCGGCCTCGAATTGCAGGCCAAGGCCGGAGTGGTCACCCCGGTCTCGGCGTGCTCATCCGGTTCCGAAGCAATTGTCAACGCGTGGCGCATGATTGCGATGGGCGACGCCGATATGGTCGTCACCGGCGGCGTCGAGGGATATATCGATGTGCTGCCGATCGCGGCGTTCACCATGATGCGCGCGATGAGCACCCGTAATGATGACCCGAAGGGCGCATCACGCCCGTTCGACAAGGATCGCGACGGTTTCGTCTTCGGTGAGGCCGGTGCGCTGATGGTCATCGAGACCGAGGAGCACGCCAAGGCACGCGGAGCGACAATTCACGCTCGGCTGCTCGGCGCCGGAATCACCTCAGACGGTTACCATTTGGTCGCTCCGGCGCCCGATGGCGACGGTGCCGCCCGCGCGATGACCCGCGCCATGCAGACCGCGGGTCTGACACCACAGGACATCACCCACATCAACGCACACGCCACCGCGACCCCGATCGGCGATACCGCCGAGGCGAACGCGATCAACAAGGCCGTGGGTAACCACGCTTCGGTGTACGCACCCAAATCCGCACTGGGACACTCGATCGGCGCCGTGGGCGCGCTGGAATCGATTTTGACTGTGCTCAGCATTCGCGACGGCATCGTCCCGCCGACGCTGAACCTGGAGAACCAGGATCCGGAGATCGATCTGGATGTGGTGCACGGCGAGGCCCGCCACCAGGAGATCGAATACGCGATCAACAACTCATTCGGTTTCGGCGGCCACAACGTCGCGCTCGCCTTCGGCCGGTACTAG
- a CDS encoding DUF5994 family protein, giving the protein MTHFKARRPITNHRDMTGSIGPPVRNRQPFRTPTRTPRLLLRGTGSGSGPVDGAWWPWTANLTAELHDLISVLTPRLGSTVRIGFDWNAVSLTQRRIDHDDGIQLHGPGSAQPNDIMHLVGTGGTRLTLLVIPADTPPDEANNRMRWASRTETPHLLGTRSGTH; this is encoded by the coding sequence ATGACCCACTTCAAGGCACGCCGCCCGATCACCAACCACCGCGATATGACCGGGAGCATCGGCCCGCCCGTGCGCAACCGGCAACCGTTCCGGACACCTACCCGCACACCACGCCTGCTACTGCGCGGAACCGGCTCCGGCTCGGGGCCGGTCGACGGCGCGTGGTGGCCGTGGACGGCCAACCTCACCGCCGAACTGCACGATCTGATCAGCGTCCTCACCCCACGCCTCGGCTCGACCGTGCGAATCGGCTTCGACTGGAACGCGGTCAGCCTCACCCAACGCCGTATCGACCACGACGACGGCATCCAACTACACGGACCGGGCAGTGCCCAACCAAACGACATCATGCACCTGGTAGGCACCGGCGGAACTCGTCTGACCCTGCTGGTCATCCCCGCCGATACCCCGCCCGATGAAGCAAACAATCGGATGCGGTGGGCGTCGCGAACCGAAACACCGCACCTACTCGGCACCCGGTCCGGGACGCACTAG
- a CDS encoding TetR/AcrR family transcriptional regulator C-terminal domain-containing protein: MTDHTNSRSGRPGSSTTGRGDGPVTRATVLHAALEIVDRDGVDGLSMRRLADAVGRDPMVVYRHVANKAAVLDGVAEVVFAQLSVDASDADWDAQLRVVARDFRRLALAHPKAVPLLVTRPLATPLGLRPPAVVRPLEDILALLTRAGFSGAEALHIYRALFGFLYGHVLNELQEIVERPEETDEVLRLGLHRLPIGEFPLLRELAPVLAAYDGATELERGLDILLTGLAATLSGPGR, translated from the coding sequence ATGACCGATCACACGAACTCCCGATCCGGGCGGCCCGGCTCGTCCACCACGGGCCGAGGGGACGGTCCGGTTACGAGGGCGACGGTGCTGCATGCGGCGCTCGAGATCGTCGATCGGGACGGGGTCGACGGACTCTCGATGCGGCGCCTGGCCGACGCGGTGGGCCGGGATCCGATGGTGGTCTACCGGCATGTGGCGAATAAGGCCGCGGTGCTCGATGGTGTCGCCGAGGTCGTCTTCGCTCAGTTGTCGGTCGATGCCTCCGACGCGGACTGGGACGCTCAATTGCGGGTGGTCGCACGCGATTTCCGACGGTTGGCACTGGCCCATCCCAAGGCGGTGCCGCTGCTGGTGACCCGGCCGTTGGCGACTCCGTTGGGGCTGCGTCCCCCGGCGGTGGTCCGTCCGCTCGAGGACATCCTCGCGCTGCTCACCCGCGCCGGGTTTTCCGGCGCTGAAGCCCTGCACATCTACCGCGCGCTGTTCGGCTTTCTCTACGGTCATGTACTCAACGAGTTGCAGGAGATCGTGGAACGTCCCGAGGAGACCGATGAGGTGCTGCGCCTCGGGCTGCATCGGTTGCCGATCGGGGAGTTCCCGTTGCTGCGCGAGCTGGCTCCGGTGCTGGCCGCCTACGACGGCGCGACCGAACTCGAACGAGGTCTGGACATCCTGCTGACCGGACTCGCGGCGACGCTGTCCGGTCCAGGGCGATGA